The proteins below come from a single Drosophila kikkawai strain 14028-0561.14 chromosome 3R, DkikHiC1v2, whole genome shotgun sequence genomic window:
- the LOC108070687 gene encoding uncharacterized protein: MDKLRAMKLREEHLRNMDAFHMDSLLPSKIDYISTSRADYVDHTATAVHNPPSRQTQMDPSLITGHFANNLKVRGGEEKTKTWPQSMDWREDYAQFVKRNKWCNENLYKLFFVCPPVDYRLLENYFKDLRKSIYMYDFSRDTYISKVRQRRSVLGAKAFEGDYLTTYGCYHNRLQDIESLRSHCYPEAPLKNMTLDRFSTNMRKLFTKYNLTTYFDEICAPALLKAKNGIMPSGPIDRYQFRKY; the protein is encoded by the coding sequence atggacaaACTTCGGGCGATGAAGCTCAGAGAAGAGCATTTGAGGAATATGGATGCGTTTCACATGGATTCCTTATTGCCTTCAAAGATAGACTACATCAGTACCTCAAGAGCGGACTATGTCGACCATACGGCCACTGCTGTTCATAATCCCCCATCTAGGCAGACTCAAATGGATCCCTCCCTAATAACTGGCCATTTTGCGAACAATTTGAAGGTCCGCGGCGGCGAGGAGAAGACAAAGACATGGCCTCAATCCATGGACTGGCGCGAGGACTACGCCCAGTTCGTTAAACGCAACAAGTGGTGCAATGAGAATCTCTATAAGCTCTTCTTCGTCTGTCCGCCCGTTGACTACCGCCTACTGGAGAACTACTTTAAGGACTTGCGCAAGTCCATCTACATGTATGATTTCTCTCGAGATACGTACATATCGAAAGTGAGACAAAGACGATCGGTTTTGGGAGCAAAGGCATTTGAGGGCGACTATCTTACAACCTATGGATGCTACCACAATCGACTGCAGGATATTGAGTCTCTCAGAAGCCACTGCTACCCGGAGGCTCCGTTGAAGAACATGACGCTGGACAGGTTCTCCACCAATATGCGCAAGCTCTTTACCAAGTACAACTTGACAACTTATTTTGACGAAATTTGCGCACCGGCTCTGCTGAAGGCAAAGAACGGGATAATGCCCTCGGGACCCATTGATCGTTATCAATTTCGCAAGTATTAG
- the ECSIT gene encoding evolutionarily conserved signaling intermediate in Toll pathway, mitochondrial, producing MLRRAQCLLRLHSHGRQSVATLTRHRSYSTDEATPKQNPSANPNQRAQKPARNLPAVRNPFAAAQDRTKDTYLTMVEIFQERDVHRRNHVEFIYAALKNMADFGVERDLEVYKALINVMPKGKFIPTNLFQAEFMHYPKQQQCIIDLLEQMEDFGVMPDYEMEAMLLNVFGRQGHPLRKYWRMMYWMPKFKNLSPWPLPDPVPDDTLEIAKLAVERMCTVDLRSKVTVFQTSDLKDAIDDTWIVSGMSAEQEKLLREHSRQKALYIEGPFHIWLRNRRINYFTLRADPDTQFLAQLDERQLDDDDVSNIEVPFLGRAPPRRHNQLGKLRSVHQQDDGTILAICATGTSTKDSLLSWIRLLEANGNSSIGEVPVLFRFTSTVPAKAEEIEGPASVPATSNARSSKDESPSSRRE from the coding sequence ATGCTGCGACGTGCGCAGTGCTTGCTGAGGCTGCACAGCCATGGACGCCAGTCAGTTGCCACCCTCACCCGCCATAGAAGCTACTCCACGGATGAGGCTACTCCAAAGCAGAATCCGAGTGCGAATCCCAATCAGAGGGCACAGAAACCGGCCAGAAACCTGCCGGCTGTGAGGAATCCATTCGCTGCAGCGCAGGATAGGACGAAGGACACCTACCTCACCATGGTGGAGATCTTCCAGGAGCGCGATGTTCACCGTCGCAACCATGTGGAGTTCATCTATGCGGCTCTGAAAAATATGGCAGACTTCGGAGTGGAGCGGGATCTGGAGGTGTACAAGGCCTTGATCAATGTGATGCCGAAGGGCAAGTTCATACCCACCAACCTCTTTCAAGCGGAGTTCATGCACTATCCCAAGCAACAACAGTGCATCATTGATCTCCTGGAGCAAATGGAAGATTTCGGGGTGATGCCGGACTACGAGATGGAGGCGATGCTTCTCAACGTGTTCGGCAGGCAGGGACACCCTCTCCGCAAGTACTGGCGCATGATGTACTGGATGCCCAAGTTCAAGAACCTGTCACCATGGCCACTTCCCGATCCAGTGCCGGACGATACACTGGAAATCGCTAAACTAGCAGTGGAGCGTATGTGCACGGTCGACTTGCGGTCGAAAGTCACCGTGTTTCAGACGAGCGACCTGAAGGACGCCATCGACGACACGTGGATAGTCAGCGGAATGAGCGCGGAGCAGGAGAAGCTGCTGCGAGAGCACTCCCGACAGAAGGCTCTGTATATCGAGGGACCCTTTCACATATGGTTGAGGAATCGCCGGATCAACTACTTCACCCTGCGCGCCGATCCGGATACCCAGTTTCTGGCCCAGTTGGATGAAAGGCAGTTGGACGACGATGATGTGTCCAACATTGAGGTTCCGTTCTTAGGGCGCGCTCCTCCAAGGCGGCACAATCAGCTGGGGAAACTGCGTTCCGTGCATCAGCAAGACGATGGCACCATTTTAGCCATCTGCGCCACTGGTACCTCTACGAAGGACTCATTGCTCTCATGGATTCGCTTGCTAGAGGCCAATGGCAATTCGTCGATCGGAGAAGTACCTGTGCTCTTCCGGTTTACATCAACAGTGCCAGCCAAGGCGGAGGAGATTGAAGGACCAGCCAGTGTACCAGCAACAAGCAATGCCAGAAGTAGTAAAGATGAATCACCAAGCAGCAGACGGGAATAA
- the LOC108070699 gene encoding GTP-binding protein 2 — protein MESFLSLFDPNQDDGFDEEPELNGNSSGGGSSSSDYETDANSNECALSLVGGIPTERGNLIFDFEQGMLPPEPQIGNVEYKLKLVNPSKQRFEQLVTQMKWRLREGNGEAIYEIGVSDAGYLQGLSDKDMNASLTTLKQMAHHLGASTSVLRRKTISARRVVAEVLVRKIPDDQHNIEVRVAVLGGADAGKSTLLGVLTQDELDNGHGRARLNMFRHMHEIQSGRTSCISHETLGFDALGNVVNYKYNEMMTAEEISDRSSKLVTFMDLAGHRRYMRTTVQALSGYSPHYAMLVVSAGSGCNDTTEEHLAIVRALDMPFFILVTKTDITSPDATVQELCNLLTTIGCRKVPFVVTNTDEAISAGSNQVSENIVPIFCVSNVTGTGLNLVTKFLYVLSPGISNAEKDRLEQESCEFQVDEIFRVSDVGPVVGGLLVQGVLTENMPMKIGPLPNGSFHPVTVNTIHRNKAPCRVVRAGQSASLSFSLDQDLPTLRSGMVLLGDTGNSPDEPCGTYFFQAKVSVLFHATAIYVGFQTTVHIGSIRQTAVIRGIMGGERLGTNDCASVMFEFVGHPEYVRPGMRILFREGTSKGIGVVTQVFPVNKTIVTK, from the exons ATGGAGTCCTTCCTGAGCCTCTTCGATCCGAACCAGGACGACGGCTTTGACGAGGAGCCGGAGCTGAATGGCAACAGCAGCGGAggaggaagcagcagcagcgactaCGAGACAGATGCCAATTCCAATGAGTGCGCTCTTAGCCTCGTAGGTGGTATCCCCACTGAGCGTGGCAACCTGATCTTCGACTTTGAGCAGGGAATGTTGCCGCCTGAGCCGCAGATTGGAAACGTGGAGTACAAGCTTAAGCTGGTAAATCCATCGAAGCAGCGATTCGAGCAACTGGTCACGCAGATGAAGTGGCGGCTGCGTGAGGGAAACGGTGAAGCCATTTACGAGATCGGTGTATCCGATGCTGGATACCTCCAGGGACTTAGTGACAAGGACATGAACGCCTCTCTCACGACACTAAAGCAGATGGCTCACCACCTGGGAGCCAGCACCTCTGTGCTCCGTCGGAAAACCATCAGTGCTCGTCGGGTTGTAGCCGAGGTACTGGTTCGAAAGATACCCGACGACCAGCACAACATCGAGGTGCGGGTGGCGGTGCTCGGAGGAGCTGATGCCGGAAAGTCTACGCTGCTGGGAGTACTCACTCAGGATGAACTGGATAACGGACATGGCAGGGCACGGCTCAACATGTTCCGGCACATGCACGAGATTCAGTCGG GTCGCACCTCCTGCATCTCCCACGAGACCCTGGGCTTCGATGCGTTGGGCAATGTGGTAAACTACAAATACAATGAAATGATGACAGCAGAGGAGATCAGTGACCGGTCCAGCAAGCTGGTTACCTTCATGGATCTAGCCGGGCACCGTCGGTATATGAGGACCACCGTACAAGCGCTAAGCGGCTACTCGCCCCACTACGCCATGCTGGTGGTATCCGCTGGCAGTGGGTGCAACGACACCACCGAGGAGCACTTGGCCATTGTCCGAGCTCTAGACATGCCATTTTTCATACTGGTCACCAAGACGGACATCACATCGCCGGATGCCACAGTGCAGGAGCTATGCAACCTGCTGACCACCATTGGCTGCCGAAAGGTTCCGTTTGTGGTGACCAACACAGATGAGGCCATCTCCGCCGGCTCGAATCAGGTCTCCGAAAATATTGTGCCCATATTTTGCGTCTCGAATGTCACCGGCACGGGCCTGAATCTAGTCACAAAGTTCTTGTATGTCCTATCGCCGGGAATCAGTAATGCTGAGAAGGATCGCCTTGAGCAGGAGTCCTGCGAGTTCCAGGTGGACGAGATTTTTCGAGTATCTGACGTCGGTCCCGTGGTTGGTGGCCTGCTAGTCCAGGGCGTACTCACCGAAAATATGCCAATGAAGATTGGCCCGCTGCCGAACGGAAGCTTCCATCCCGTGACCGTCAATACCATCCATCGCAATAAGGCACCCTGCCGTGTAGTTCGAGCTGGCCAGAGTGCCTCGCTTTCGTTCAGCTTGGACCAGGACCTGCCCACGCTGCGGAGTGGCATGGTGCTGCTTGGCGATACGGGAAACAGTCCGGATGAGCCCTGTGGCACTTATTTCTTTCAG GCTAAGGTATCCGTTCTATTCCACGCCACGGCCATCTACGTCGGCTTCCAGACCACTGTGCACATCGGAAGCATCCGCCAGACGGCCGTCATACGAGGCATCATGGGCGGCGAGCGGCTGGGCACCAATGATTGTGCTTCGGTGATGTTCGAATTCGTTGGTCATCCGGAGTACGTGCGTCCAGGGATGCGCATCCTGTTCCGCGAGGGAACCAGCAAGGGCATCGGCGTGGTCACCCAGGTGTTTCCCGTCAACAAGACCATCGTCACAAAGTAG
- the disp gene encoding protein dispatched yields the protein MLCFDSEKMNWYYHVLARRPYLVVVSIAVYCVACIIVALILNKLPDFSDPTLGFETRGTKIGKRLTSWYNLRQETDHHGVLFSNPSDLWEKRRVEQGLGETRQHPNHKRHRNKQRNRGKNKRRKEQNQSNHEHHDVVTQKMMQLKKRLKATSAPVTDLDRDTWMGDSGVFRDYEITNDNASSSSLEPTRRSEPIEYGHNTTSVDEEEHRERVQTKKSTWRLLKQAATLPTDSWVDAHYRQPIEGFFCDSSPRKEYSHFVVHRIGPNATDSLFDLNGLLAMCQLQDQITEVPSYRAFCELTTECCRPWSLPNYAAMLANKSSCFDLTVEDVTSLQTLLTGCYEYFHDLKMDNHCNEIPHCRAPEECKRHNIVFNVLNFLTDFTFMKSNDSNVYLKYAMIFVPVAQSNRVLPLFHEWEDVTLSNELVEVIAMDLGLENELFNELLMTDVWLVSLGGAFVMASVWLYTGSAFITCMSCIAICFSLGLAYFFYAIVFEFEFFPYMNLLAVVVIIGIGADDVFLFLKIWQCVLAERFSNRCTLSSQAQSALPTPLEHSDHTESLENIMALTMRHAAASMFVTSLTTAGAFYASYSSSITAIKCFGIFAGTVVVTNYVLMITWLPASVSIMERLFASRMSCRRPIAQKLIHASKKSINRFCQLFEECVTHSILNYAYLWLLVFGALGASSAVIVFWYPGLQLPEKSHFQLFVARHPFEMYSSLKQQFWFEKTLQAYENFKMPMHFVWGIRAVDDGDYTNPNSYGSLHYDNNFNISSKTAQLWILDFCQSVRQQPFYKETLGLLLPNCFIENLIDFMKRRCIDDMDITRKDRSPCCDAEFPFDPHIFEYCLPQSVANMYDTTFFRPGVAGPKFADFSSRTPSEDYSGMIGGNESAEYTNYSSSATPTPLLVKALVIEFESNVAYSTIYVNVKDFFESVETWFQQQLATAPTELRGGWFISDLKFYNVQDTLSHDTLIAICLAMAASLIVLLCFTVNILISIYAVLTVSLSIFNTVAVLILLGWQLNILESIAVSTAIGLAVDFSLHYGIHYRMSPVKDRLAATQFVLSRIIGPTVMAATTTGLAGGIMMASNILPYIQIGVFLVVVMIVSWFYATFFLMSLLRVAGPQHGFLELKWPLISSHRNSAGSKFYERKPSQVIASEQLLTPTSSAIVELANSETHELESLNSNSLIKTISGTEGAHALSSLPRDYEHSFQTLGGSGGCKYQTYPSTSNVLFSKDFRRLRNMLLVFGYCPLDDRSGKVNTICKLKQLAEVLLGDCTMTVLLVFSQKKTFQRWLRTQNCNQNYIYTLVFIRC from the exons ATGTTGTGTTTTGACTCGGAGAAAATGAACTGGTACTACCATGTTCTGGCCAGACGGCCGTACCTGGTGGTCGTCTCCATTGCCGTCTACTGCGTCGCCTGCATTATAGTGGCCCTCATCCTAAACAAGCTGCCAGACTTCAGCGATCCCACCTTG GGCTTCGAGACGCGCGGCACAAAGATAGGCAAACGCTTGACATCGTGGTACAACCTGCGACAGGAGACAGACCACCATGGAGTGCTCTTCTCAAATCCATCGGATCTGTGGGAGAAGCGTCGCGTGGAGCAGGGCCTCGGGGAGACCAGACAGCATCCGAATCACAAGCGGCACCGGAACAAGCAGAGAAACAGAGGCAAGAATAAGCGGAGGAAAGAGCAGAATCAGAGCAATCACGAGCACCACGACGTCGTGACCCAAAAGATGATGCAGTTAAAGAAGCGATTGAAGGCCACAAGTGCTCCGGTCACAGATCTGGATAGGGACACGTGGATGGGTGACAGCGGGGTATTCCGGGACTACGAGATTACTAATGATAACGCCTCTTCCTCGTCTCTGGAGCCCACTCGACGTAGCGAGCCGATTGAGTATGGTCACAATACCACGTCGGTGGATGAAGAAGAGCATCGGGAGCGAGTGCAGACCAAGAAGAGCACATGGCGgctgcttaaacaagctgcaACCTTGCCCACCGATAGTTGGGTAGATGCACACTACCGCCAGCCCATTGAGGGCTTCTTCTGCGACTCATCGCCGCGCAAGGAGTACTCCCATTTCGTAGTCCATCGGATCGGCCCCAATGCCACCGATTCGCTGTTTGACTTGAACGGCCTGCTAGCCATGTGCCAGCTGCAAGACCAAATCACGGAGGTACCCAGCTATCGGGCCTTCTGCGAGCTCACCACCGAGTGCTGCCGGCCCTGGTCATTGCCCAACTACGCCGCCATGCTGGCCAATAAGAGTTCCTGCTTCGACCTCACCGTCGAAGACGTTACCTCGCTCCAGACCCTGCTTACCGGCTGCTATGAGTACTTCCATGACCTGAAAATGGACAACCATTGCAACGAGATTCCGCACTGCAGGGCACCCGAGGAGTGCAAGCGTCACAACATCGTGTTCAACGTGCTGAACTTTCTCACCGATTTTACGTTTATGAAATCCAAT GACTCCAACGTCTACCTGAAGTACGCCATGATATTTGTGCCGGTGGCGCAATCCAATCGCGTCCTCCCACTGTTCCACGAGTGGGAAGATGT GACACTGAGCAACGAGCTAGTGGAAGTCATTGCCATGGATTTGGGCCTGGAGAACGAGCTGTTTAACGAGCTGCTAATGACCGACGTCTGGCTCGTTTCCCTGGGTGGAGCCTTCGTTATGGCCAGCGTTTGGCTGTACACCGGATCGGCATTCATTACGTGCATGTCCTGCATTGCCATTTGCTTCTCGCTGGGATTGGCCTACTTTTTCTATGCCATTGTGTTCGAGTTCGAGTTCTTTCCGTACATGAACCTGCTGGCTGTGGTGGTGATAATAGGCATTGGCGCCGATgatgtctttttgtttttgaaaatctGGCAATGTGTGCTCGCCGAGAGGTTCAGCAATCGATGCACCTTGTCCTCTCAAGCGCAGAGTGCTCTGCCCACGCCCCTGGAACACAGTGATCACACAGAGTCGCTGGAGAATATTATGGCACTCACAATGCGACATGCTGCTGCTTCCATGTTCGTGACTTCGCTGACCACCGCAGGCGCCTTTTACGCCTCCTATAGCAGCTCCATAACGGCCATCAAATGCTTTGG GATCTTTGCAGGAACGGTTGTGGTGACGAACTACGTGCTTATGATCACTTGGCTGCCGGCCTCGGTTTCGATCATGGAACGGCTGTTTGCCAGCAGAATGTCGTGCCGCCGTCCAATCGCCCAGAAACTGATCCATGCCAGCAAGAAGTCAATTAACCGATTCTGTCAATTGTTCGAGGAGTGCGTAACGCACAGTATCTTGAACTATGCCTATTTGTGGTTACTTGTCTTCGGCGCTTTGGGCGCGTCTAGCGCCGTCATTGTGTTCTGGTATCCAGGACTGCAGTTGCCGGAGAAATCGCACTTCCAGCTGTTCGTTGCCCGGCATCCATTCGAGATGTATTCAAGTCTCAAGCAACAGTTTTGGTTCGAAAAGACATTGCAGGCGTACGAGAACTTCAAGATGCCAATGCACTTCGTTTGGGGCATCCGGGCGGTGGACGATGGCGACTATACGAATCCCAACTCCTACGGCAGCTTACACTACgacaataattttaatatatccAGCAAGACGGCGCAGCTCTGGATTCTCGACTTTTGCCAGAGTGTGCGGCAGCAGCCATTTTATAAGGAGACTTTGGGCTTGTTGCTTCCCAATTGTTTCATTGAGAATCTAATCGATTTCATGAAGCGCAG aTGCATTGACGACATGGACATAACTCGGAAAGATCGCTCGCCCTGCTGTGACGCCGAGTTCCCCTTCGATCCGCATATCTTCGAGTATTGCCTGCCACAGAGCGTCGCCAATATGTATGACACCACATTTTTCCGACCCGGAGTGGCTGGACCCAAGTTTGCAGATTTTTCTTCTCGAACGCCTTCTGAAGATTACTCGGGAATGATCGGTGGAAACGAAAGTGCAGAGTACACCAACTACTCATCGTCAGCGACACCAACACCGCTGTTGGTAAAAGCCTTGGTCATCGAGTTCGAGTCGAATGTGGCCTACAGCACCATCTATGTCAATGTTAAGGACTTTTTCGAGTCGGTTGAGACCTGGTTTCAGCAGCAGTTGGCCACGGCGCCTACGGAACTCCGGGGCGGATGGTTCATTAGCGACCTCAAGTTCTACAATGTGCAGGACACACTGTCACACGACACCCTGATTGCCATTTGTTTGGCCATGGCTGCATCGCTCATCGTTTTGCTATGCTTCACGGTCAATATCCTAATCTCCATATACGCCGTTCTAACCGTATCCTTGAGTATCTTCAATACCGTTGCTGTGCTCATTCTGCTGGGCTGGCAGCTCAACATCCTCGAGAGCATTGCGGTGAGCACGGCCATTGGACTGGCGGTGGACTTTAGCCTGCACTATGGCATTCATTACCGGATGTCTCCGGTGAAGGACCGTTTAGCAGCTACCCAGTTCGTACTGTCTCGGATCATAGGACCCACGGTGATGGCGGCTACAACTACGGGATTGGCTGGCGGCATCATGATGGCCTCTAATATCCTGCCTTACATACAGATAGGCGTCTTCCTGGTGGTGGTCATGATCGTTAGTTGGTTTTACGCCACCTTCTTCCTGATGAGCCTGCTGAGGGTGGCCGGGCCGCAGCACGGCTTCCTGGAGCTCAAGTGGCCCTTGATTAGCAGCCACCGCAACAGTGCCGGCAGCAAGTTCTACGAGcg taAACCCAGCCAAGTGATCGCCAGCGAGCAGCTGCTGACTCCCACCAGCTCGGCTATTGTGGAACTGGCCAACTCGGAGACACACGAGCTGGAATCCCTGAATTCGAATAGTTTGATCAAGACTATTTCGGGCACCGAAGGCGCCCATGCCCTCTCCTCGCTGCCAAGGGACTACGAGCACTCGTTCCAGACGCTGGGCGGCAGCGGCGGGTGCAAATATCAAACGTATCCGTCTACATCAAA TGTGCTATTTTCAAAAGACTTCAGACGGCTGCGCAATATGCTTTTAGTATTTGGTTATTGCCCGCTCGATGATCGCTCCGGCAAAGTGAATACAATTTGTAAACTGAAGCAATTAGCCGAGGTACTACTGGGTGACTGTACGATGACggtattattagtttttagccAAAAGAAAACGTTTCAACGCTGGTTACGTACTCAAAACTGTAATcaaaactatatttatacTCTGGTTTTTATTAGATGTTAA